In Kutzneria kofuensis, the DNA window AGAGCTTTCACGCGAGGATGCCCGAGCGGGAGGAGATCGAGACGCTTGCCCTACCTGCCGGCGAACCCGTGATGATCCTCGAACGTCGTACGTTCACCAAGGACGGTACGCCGATCGAGTTCGCTCTCGGGGTCCACGCTGCCAGCAGGTTCGAGTGGTCGTACAGCTTCCAGCTTCCAGAGTGAGATCGAAGGTGAGTGCGCTGCACCCCAACATCATCCCAGGTGAGCACCGAGCGGATGTCTTGACGTTGTGGAACTACCACGACATGAAGCACCAGGTGCGGCCCGCAGATATCGCGATCGGTCTCGGTAGTCATGACATCGGAGTAGCTGTTCGGGCCGTCGAACTCTTCAAGGACAAGACAGTGCCGCGTCTCCTCTTCACAGGTGCCAACGCCCCGACGACCATCGAGCGGTTCCCGCGAGGCGAAGCGGTCCACTACCGCGAGTACGCCTTGACGCATGGCGTGCCCGACGAAGCCATTCTGATCGAGACTGCCGCCACGAATACTGCCGAGAACTTCCAACTCAGCAAGGAGGTTCTGCGGCAGCACAGAGTCGAGCCATCCTCAGCCATACTGATCTCTCGCCCGTACCAGGAACGCCGATCGTTCGCCACCTGCAAGAAGCTATGGCCTGAACTCGATGTCGTTTGCACCTCCTACCGACCTCCGATTGACGAGTACGTCGCCGGCATCGGCGATGCGCAGTTCGTGATCAACATGCTCGTCGGCGACACCCAGCGGATCAAGATCTTCGCCGACGCCGGGTACGCCATACCGCAAGACGTGCCCGATGACGTTCAAGCCGCTTACGTCCGTCTCGTCGAGGCTGGTTACACGAGCAGGCTCATCCGCTGACCGGGTTAGGTGCCGAGAATGCCAATCAAAGTCCGTGACATGATCAAGGAGATTGAGGCTGACGGGTGGTACCACGTGCGCACCGCCGGCAGCCACAGGCACTACAAGCACGCCACCAAACCGGGTATCGTGACCGTCGCAGGCAAGCCCAGCTCGGACATCCCAACCGGGACCGAGCGGAACATCCGGAAGCAGGCAGGACTGTGAAGGGAGCCACGGTGAGCACCTACGCCATCGTGATCGAGAAGGGCGAGACCGGGACCTTCGGTGCCTACAGCCCCGACCTTCCCGGGTGCGTCGCCGTCGGCGAGACCGAGGAAGAGACCTTGCAGCTCATGC includes these proteins:
- a CDS encoding type II toxin-antitoxin system HicB family antitoxin, translated to MSTYAIVIEKGETGTFGAYSPDLPGCVAVGETEEETLQLMREAMTEHLALLRAEGDVIPESHTVSATTFTIAA
- a CDS encoding type II toxin-antitoxin system HicA family toxin, giving the protein MIKEIEADGWYHVRTAGSHRHYKHATKPGIVTVAGKPSSDIPTGTERNIRKQAGL
- a CDS encoding YdcF family protein — its product is MKHQVRPADIAIGLGSHDIGVAVRAVELFKDKTVPRLLFTGANAPTTIERFPRGEAVHYREYALTHGVPDEAILIETAATNTAENFQLSKEVLRQHRVEPSSAILISRPYQERRSFATCKKLWPELDVVCTSYRPPIDEYVAGIGDAQFVINMLVGDTQRIKIFADAGYAIPQDVPDDVQAAYVRLVEAGYTSRLIR